Part of the Acidobacteriota bacterium genome, CGCCGGCGATGTGACACCCGCGCCCAAGTTCACTCACCTGGCGGATGCCCACGCCGGTGTCGTTGTCCAGAACGCCCTGTTCTTCCCGAGCGCCCGTGCCGACCGGCTGGTCGTGCCGCGGTGTACGTACACGTCGCCGGAAGTGGCGCACGTCGGCCTGGATCGCCAGGAGGCGGCGCAGCGCGGGATCGACGTCGACGTGATCGACGTGCAGCTCGAGGAGAACCATCGGGCCCTGCTCGACGGCGAGGAGGATGGGTTCCTGCGGGTCCTGCTTCAGCGAGGCAGCGATCGCGTGATTGGCGCCACGGTGGTGGCGACCGGGGCCGGCGATCTGATCGCACCGCTCGCGCTGGCGGTGACGCATCGGCTGGGACTCTCGAAGTTCACCTCGACGATCCTGCCGTATCCGACCCAGGCGGAGGTGCTCAAGAGGGCCGCGAACCAATGGCGCAGGACGAGGCTCAGTCCTGCCGTCCAACGCGTGTTCGACCGCTGGTTCCGCCTGACCGCCTGACCGCCTGACCGGCTGGGGAGCTGGGCGAGTTGGCGAGCCGCCTAGAGGTGGCGCCGTCGCGCTCTGCGCTGTCTTCGCCTCCGCCTGCGCCGCTTCGTGGTCCCGGTTGAGGCCGGGGACGGAGCCGGCTCGCCGACCTGCTGCCAGAATCCGAGCGTCTTGCCGCCGCTGCCGGTGGCAGCCGAGAGCAGGCCGAAGAGTTCCAGGGCGGGACGGAACGCATCGCGACGGACCAGGTTGTGAACGGCTCCGGGGCTGTGGCTTGGTTCGCACAGCCGCTGGAATGTCTCCAGGGCACGGGTGATCCGGACGCGCCGCCTGGCGGAGAGCGCGAAGCGGGTGCCGAAGTCGTCCACCACGTCATCCACGAGTCGTTGCAGGCGCCGGCGCTGAACCGCTTTCCCGCCGGCCTCGAGCCGTTCCCTGCCAACGACGATCCGTGGTAGGAGCGAGGTGGAAAGCAGCACCGCGAGCGGCACGTCCGGGTCGTTGTTGACGCGTTCGTCCAGTTGCTCCGCGAGTCGGGAGAAGCCGGCCGTCTGGGCCGTCGAGCCCCGCACTTCCTCGACTTCGGGCAGGACGACCGGCAGCAACCCCGAACGCCGCATCCAGTCGAAAGCCGCCGCGCTCCGGCCGCTGGCGAGGAGTTGGATCAACTCCTCGATCAGGCGGTGCGGCGAGGCCTTGGCGATCTCCCGGCGGTGCTCGAGGGCGGCGGCGAGAGTGGCGGCCTCGAGGTCGAACCCCAGGCGAGCGGCGAACTCGCACGCCCGCAGCATGCGCACCGGGTCCTCCCGATAGCGGAGGTTGGGATCGCCGATCACGCGGATCAGGCCGCGGTCGAGGTCCTCGAGGCCCTCGACATAGTCGACGACGGCGCGGTCGGAAGCCCGGTAGAGCAGGGCGTTGACGGTGAAGTCGCGGCGGAAGGCGTCCTGGCGTGGTGTGCCGTAGGTGTTGTCGCTGGTCACCAGGAGTTCACCCGGTGAACGACGTTGATGGTCGGGATCGGGCGCGCCGCGAAACGTCGACACTTCGACCACTTCGTCACTGAACAGGACGTGGACGAGACGGAAGCGGCGTCCGATGATCCGCGAGTTGCGGAACAGGCGGCGTACCTCCTCCGGCCGGGCGTCGGTGACGATGTCGTAGTCCTTCGGCCGCCGGTCCAGAAGCAGGTCCCGCACACTGCCGCCGACCAGACAGGCGTTTCTGCCGGCCTGGTGGAGCCGGCGGAGGACCTTTTGGGCGCCGGCAGAGAGTCGACGTGAGACGATCGGGTGCTTGGAGCGCGGCAGAACGGTGGCCGGGGCCGGCGCTTCCATCGGGTCAGGGTATCGCGATAGCCGATGTGGCGCGCGCCCGGCTGGCTGCTAGGCTGCGCCGCCGTGGGCGCCCTGGACGGACTTCGGGTTCTCGACCTGTCGCGGCTTGCGCCCGGGCCCTACTGCTCGATGCTGCTCGCGGACATGGGGGCGGACGTGCTGCGGGTCGACAATGCGATGGGCGGTCCGGTGAGGTCCGGCGACATGCTGTCCCGGAACAAGCGCAGCATCGCGCTCAACCTGAAGACACCGGGAGGCCAGCGCATCCTCCAGCAACTCGCCGCGGATGCTGATGTCTTTCTGGAAGGCAACCGGCCGGGCGTGTGTGCCCGGTTGGGATGTGACTACGCGACGCTCGCTGCGCTCAACGAGCGCTTGGTGTACTGCTCACTCACCGGCTACGGCCAGACCGGGCCGATGGCCCAGGCCGCCGGCCACGACGTGAACTACATCGCGCTCGCAGGTGTTCTGTCGCAGATCGGCAACGGCCGGGAACCGCCTCTTCCGCCTCTCAACCTGGTTGCCGACTTCGGTGGCGGAGGTCTGATGGCGGCCTTCGGCATCCTCTGCGCCCTGTTCGAGCGGGAGCGGTCCGGCTGCGGCCAGTACCTCGACGCCGCGATGATCGACGGGGCGGCGTCCCTGATGGCCGTGCACTTCGCGCAGAAGGGGGCTCGCTCGACGCCTGGCAAAGGCCTTCTCGGCGGTGGCGCCGCCTTCTACCGCTGCTACGAGTGCAAGTGCGGAGGCTACGTCTCGGTGGGCGCGATCGAACCGCAGTTCTTTGCCGCGCTGTGTGAGGGAACGGGTGTCGATGTCGCGCACGAGCAGATGGACACCGAACGCTGGCCGACTCACATCGATGCATTCCGGAGGGCCTTCCTGACCCGCACCCGGGACGAGTGGACCGAGGTCTTCAGCCGGCTCGACGCCTGTGTCGCACCGGTGCTCGACCTGGACGAGGCGCCGCGCCATGCGCACAACGCTGAGCGCGGCACGTTCCCGATTGGCCCGGATGGAGAGATCCACATCGCGCCCGCCCCGCGACTGGAGCGAACACCCGGTGACCTCCGCCGGCGCGAACCGCGGATGGGGGAACACACCGGAGAAGTCCTTCGAGGTCTCGGTTACGGCTCCGAGGAGATCGAGGGGCTCGAACAGAATGGAGCGATCCTGAGAGCATGAACGACACACCGACGCACAACGAACCGCCTCCAGGCGGAGCGGGAAGAGTCTTCGAGGATTTCGAGGTCGGCCAGATCTTCCGCCATGCCCTGGGCCGGACGGTCACCGAGGGCGACAACGTCTGGTTGACGATGATCACCCTGAATCCGAACCCGATTCACTTCGACCGCGAGTACGCGGGTCAGACGGAATGGGGGCGGCCCCTCGTCAACTCCTGCTTCACCCTGTCCCTGGTCACCGCGCTGACCGTCGGCGATCTGTCCCAGAACGCGGTCAACCTGGGTTGGGACCGGGTCCGTCTGCCGTATCCGGTATTCGAAGGCGACACGCTGTACGCCCAGAGTGAGGTGTTGTCCGTTCGCGAGTCGAAGTCGCGCCCGCACCAGGGCATCGTCGGCTTCCGTACGGTCGGCTACAACCAGGATGGCAGGCCGGTCATCACGTTCGACCGGACGATCCTTGTCTACCGCCGCGGCCACGTGCCGGCGAAGCCGGTGCGGCCGGAACTGCGCGCGTAGGCGCAAGCTCCTACTAGCGGTCGGCGAGCGCCTGGTACTCGCGCACGGTTGCGCCGGTGTAAACCTGGCGCGGCCGGTTGATCCGGTTCTCCGGGTCGCCGCGCATCTCCTTCCAGTGCGCCAGCCAGCCAGGCAACCGGCCCAGGGCGAACATGACGGTGAACATGTCGGTCGGCAGGCCCATCGCGCGGTAGATGATGCCGCTGTAGAAGTCGACGTTCGGGTACAGCTTCCGTGCCACGAAGTAGTCGTCCTGGAGCGCGACCTCTTCGAGGTTCCTCGCAATCGCGAGAAGGGGATCGTCGACGCCGAGTTGTGCCAGCACCTGGTCCGCGGCGCCCTTCAGGATGCTGGCGCGCGGATCGAAGTTCTTGTACACGCGGTGCCCGAAGCCCATCAGGCGGAAGGGGTCGTTCCTGTCCTTTGCGCGGTCGACGAAGCTGCTGAAGTCGTCGCCACTGTCGCGGATCGCTTCCAGCATCTCGATCACCTGCTGGTTGGCGCCGCCGTGGAGCGGCCCGGACAGGGCGTCGATGCCGGCGGAAATGGCGGCGAACAGGCTGGCGCCGGAGCTGCCGACCATGCGGACCGTCGATGTCGAGCAGTTCTGCTCGTGGTCCGCGTGCAGGATGAGCAGCATGTTCAACGCTCGAGACAGCACATCCGGCGGCTCGTAGGACTCGCACGGAACGGAGAACATCATGTTCAGGAAATTCTCCGCGTAACCGAGGTCGTTCTGCGGGTACACGAAGGGCTGGCCGATCGACTTCTTGTACGAGAAGGCGACGATCGTCGGCAGCTTGGCGATCAGGCGGACCACATGGAGGTCGACGTCCTCATCCTCCGAGTAGAAGGTGGCGAGCGACGAAATCATCGAGGACAGGATCGCCATCGGGTGCGCCGTCGGCGGGTAGGCCTCGAAGAACTTCTTCATGTCTTCGTGGATCAGGGTGTGCCGGCGCAGCTTGGAGCGGAAGTCGTCGAGCTCCTCCTGGTTGGGCAGCTCGCCGTAGATCAGGAGGTAGCAGACCTCGACGAAGGACGCTTCCTCCGCGAGCTGCTCGATGGGGTAGCCGCGGTAGCGCAGGATCCCCTGTTCACCGTCGATGAACGTGATCGCGCTGCGGCAGGATCCGGTGTTGCCATAGCCCGGATCCAGTGTGATCGCGCCGGTCAGGCTCCGGAGCGCGTGGCTCTGGATCGCCACCTCGCCCTCGGAGCCGACGATTACTGGGAACTCGACCTCCTGGTCGTCCAACGTCAGCTTCGCCACACTCATAACGTCTGTCTCACTTCGTGTGTTACCCGCGGTTGGCCTTGTGCCGGGCCGCATTCGGCGCGGAGTGTAGCAGCCCGTTGGGACGTTCCCGGGCCGCGCCGGGCAGCGTTTACACGCCTCGCGTTGCGGCTCCCCAGAGGGTCTTGTGCAACTGCGTCGAAACTCTTGCCGGAAGCCGGTCTTCGAGCACCCAGGATGCGAGCTCGGCGGGTTCCAGAGCATCCCAGACGGGTGACAGGTGGACGGTGCAGCGGCGGTCGATCCGGTGCTTGCGGATCGTGTCGCGCGCCCACTCGTAGTCTCCCCGGTCGGCGAGCACGAGCTTCACCTCGTCGGTCGGACGCAGCGCGTCGATGTTCGGCCAGTGGTTGTTCGACGCCTCGCCACTGGCGGGACACTTCAGGTCGACGATCCGCCGGACGCGGGGATCGACTCCCGAGATGTCCAGCCCGCCGCCGGTCTCGAGCAGAACCACCAGTCCTCGGTCGCAGAGCGCGCTCATCAACGGATGAACGCCGGGTTGGAGAAGGGGTTCGCCGCCGGTGACTTCGGTCAGCGGACAGTCGAATGCCAGCACTTCGGAGATGACGTCCTCGACCCGCATCCAGGAGCCTTCGTAGAAGCTGTACTCGGTATCGCACCAACTGCAACGCATCTGGCAGCCGGTCAGGCGCACGAGTACGCAAGGGCGGCCGGCGAAGGTCGATTCGCCCTGAATCGAGTAGAAGATCTCGTTGACCTTGAGCCGCTCCCTTGCGGGCAGTGCGGCGACCGGGTCGACGTGCCGCAGTCGATCAGGCGTCGTCGTCAAGGAGCTGGCGCAGCACGTACTGCAGGATGCCCGCGTGGCGGTAGTACTCGGCCTCCTGCGGGGTGTCGAGGCGCACCAGGGCCCGGAAGGTGGTCGCTCCGTTCTCGCCGGTCGCTCGCACCGTGACCTCCAGCCCGGGCTCGAAGTCCGCTGCGAGACCCGCGGCCAACCCCTCGACGTCGTACTCCTCGCGGCCGGTCAGCCCGAGTTCCTCGGCGCCTTCGCCGTCCCGGAACTCCAGTGGCACGATCCCCATGCCGACCAGGTTGCTGCGGTGGATCCGTTCGTAGCTCCTGGCGATGACAGCGCGTACGCCGAGCAGTCGTGGTCCCTTGGCCGCCCAGTCACGCGAGGATCCGGTCCCGTACTCCAGGCCGGCCAGAATGATCTGCGGCACACCGCGTTCGCGGTAGGCGGTGGCGGCGTCGAAGATCGTCGTGTGCTCGTCTTCGGGGAGGAGCGCGGTGTACCCGCCTTCCGTGCCGGGCACGAGGTGGTTGCGGAGGCGGACGTTGGCGAACGTACCGCGCATCATGACCTCATGGTTGCCGCGCCGGGCGCCGTAGGAGTTGAACTGGGCGCGCTCGACTCCCAGGTCGCGCAGGTAAGCGGCGGCCGGACTGTCGGGACTGATCGGGCCGGCGGGGGAGATGTGGTCGGTCGTCACCGTGTCGCCGAGCAGGGCCAGCACCCGGGCGCCGCGAATGTCCTCGACCGGCTCCGGCTGCCGCGGCATGTCGACGAAGAAGGGAGGCTGCTTGACGTAGGTCGAATCGGCCTGCCAGTCGAACGTCTGGCCGGAGGGAACGTCGAGCGCCTGCCAGGTCTCGCTGCCGGCAAAGACGTCGGCGTACTGGCGCGTGAACATTTCGGGCCGCAGCGAACTCTCGAGCGCCGCCTGGATGTCCGCCTGGGCGGGCCAGATATCGCGGAGGTACACCGGGCCGTTCGAGCCGCTGGCGAGGGGTTCGTTGTACAGGTCGACGTCGATGCGGCCGGCCAGGGCGTAGGCCACGACCAGGGGTGGCGAGGCGAGGTAGTTGGCCCGGACCTCGCTCGAGATCCGGCCTTCGAAGTTGCGGTTGCCGGAGAGGACGGAAACGGCGACGAGCTCGTCCTCGGCGATGGCGGCCGAGATGGCCGGCGGCAGCGGACCGCTGTTGCCGATGCAGGTCGTGCAGCCGTAGCCGACGGTGTGGAAACCCAATTCCTCCAGGTGGGGTGTGAGGCCGGCTTCCGCGAGGTAGTCGGTCACCACCTTGGAGCCCGGGGCCAGACTCGTCTTGACCCAGGGCCGGGTTCGCAGTCCGGCGCCGACGGCGTTCTTCGCCAGCAGGCCGGCAGCCAGCATGACGGAGGGGTTCGACGTGTTCGTGCAACTCGTGATGGCCGCGATGACCACGGAGCCGTCCGTCACCCCGGCTTGTTCACCGTCGTCCGCGGCTGCCGGTCGGGCCGCTCCGCCCTTTCCGTCGCCGTCGAGCACGGGTAGTCCGCTCGAGCGGGTGGACAGTTGCGGCAACTGGCTCAGGAAGGACTCCTTGACCTCGGACAGCCGGACCCGGTCCTGTGGCCTGCGCGGTCCCGCCAGCGAGGGCTCGACCGTGCCCAGGTCGAGTTCCAGCGTGTCGCTGTACTCGGCTTCCGGCGTATCCGGTCCGTGGAACAGACCCTGTTCGCGGCAGTAAGCCTCGACGAGTTCCACCTGAGCTTCGCTTCTGCCGGTGAAGCGGAGATAGTCGACCGCGGCCCGGTCGATCGGGAAGATGCCGCAGGTAGCGCCGTACTCGGGCGCCATGTTCGCGATCGTCGCCCGGTCGGCCAGCCGCAGTTCACGGAGCCCGGGCCCGAAGAACTCGACGAACTTGCCGACGACGCCGTGGTTGCGGAGCATCTCGGTGACCCGCAGGACGAGGTCCGTCGCGGTCGTGCCTTCCGGCAGCCGTCGGAGCAGGCGGAAGCCGACGACTTGGGGGACGAGCATCGCGATCGGCTGTCCGAGCATCGCCGCCTCCGCCTCGATGCCTCCCACGCCCCAGCCCAGGACCCCGAGTCCGTTGATCATCGTCGTGTGGGAGTCGGTACCGACCAGGGTGTCGGGATAAGCAAAGGGCGGTTCGGCGGCGCCATTCTGGGAGGTCATCACCCCGCGGGCGAGGTACTCCAGGTTGACCTGGTGGACGATGCCGGTCGCCGGCGGCACGACGCGGAAGTTCTCGAACGCGGTCTGGCCCCAGCGCAGGAAGAGATAACGCTCCTCGTTGCGCTCGAACTCGCGCTCGGCGTTGATCAGGAGTGCGGCCGCGGAGCCGTACTCGTCGACCTGCACCGAGTGGTCGATCACGAGTTCGGCGGGCTGCAGGGGATTGATCTTCGCCGCATCGCTGCCCATCCGCGCGATCGCGTCGCGCATGGCGGCGAGGTCGGCCACCGCGGGCACGCCGGTGAAGTCCTGCAGCAGCACGCGGCCGGGCATGAAGGCGATCTCGACATGCGGTTCGGCCGCGGGCTCCCAGCGTCCGACGGCCTCGATGTCGTCGGCCGGCACGATGCGCCCGTCCTCTCGCCGCAGGAGATTCTCCAGGAGGATCTTGAGCGCGTATGGAAGGCGTGTCACCGGCAGGCCAGCGGCTTCCAGTGTCGGCAGGTGGGCGATCCGGAAGGTGCGTCCTCCCACGCTCATGGTTCGTTTGGCGCCGAAGCTGTTCGTCATGTCCACAAGATAACCCAAAGCGGCGCGGGCGTCAGTGTCCGGCCGCATCCATCAGGTGCCGGCGTGTAGAGTCGCGCCATGTCCGGACTGGATGATCTCGAGACGCCAAGTCTCCTGATCGCCATGCCCCAGGTTCTGGACCCGTTCTTCTTCCGGGCGGTCGTCCTGCTGGCGGCCCACGAGGAGGGCGGCGAGGGGGGAAGTCTCGGTTTCGTCGTCAATCGACCGAGCCAGCTCAAGATCAACGAGGTGCTCCAGGAACTCGATATCGAGTGGCTTGGCGGCTCCGAGGCGACGGCGTTCGTCGGTGGCCCGGTGCAACCGGAAGTAGGCACCGTGCTGCTGTCCCTGGATGGCTTGACCGGCCTGGAGGCGGATGGAATCACCCGGATCGCGCCGGGCGTGGGCGCCACGCAGAACATCCTCGCGCTGCGGACACTGGCGCGCAGCGCTCCGGACCGCATGCGGCTCCTGCTCGGTCACGCCGGCTGGGCGCCGGGTCAGTTGATGCAGGAGGTCAGTCGCAGCGACTGGTTGACGGCGCCGGTAGAGGAGTCGATCGTGTTCTCGCCCGATCCGGGCGACGCCTGGTCGACGGCGCTCGCCTCCCTTGGAATCGATCCGGGGACTCTGCCGAGCTGGACGTCCGGCGACGGCGCGTCAAACTGACTCCCTAGCGGCCGGTGGAGCCGAAGCCGCCGTCGTTGCGCTCTCCGGCAACCGGATGCGCGCCGAGCGTGTCGTCGTCACGGAACGCGATCTCGGGCACCGCGGCGACCACCATCTGGGCCAGCCTTTCGCCGCGCTCAACCATGATCATGCTCCGGCCCAGATTGACGAGCAGCAGTTTGAGCTCACCGCGGTAGTCGCTGTCGATCGTACCGGGTGCGTTGAGCACGGTCAGGCCGCGCCGGTAGGCGAGTCCACTGCGGGGCCGGATCTGGGCCTCGTAGCCGGCCGGGAGGCCGAGGATGAGACCGGTGGGAATCAGTGCGCGGGCGCCGGGTTCGATCCGGACCGGGGCATCCGTGGCGGCGCGCAGATCGTAGCCTGCGCTTCCCGCCGAGGCGCGCTCGGGCGGTCCGGCGGAGTGCGGCAGCCGGCGGATGCCGACGGTGACGGTCAACGGTTGCGTTCTCCTGGCGCGGCGCCGTCCTGGATCTGTCCCTCCCCGAGCACGCCGGGTGGGAACGGTTTGCCGATCCAGGCGCTGGTCAGACGCGGCGGCGGACGGCCCTCCGCGACGTTGCCAGGCCGGAGCTGGATCAACTCGCTGGTGAAGTACCAGTTCTCGACGTCCTCCTGGCCGTTGAAGATCCTCATGGAGGGGCCGGGCGTAGCACTGTAGACGCCCAGGATCGGTCCGACGGTCGGGCCTTCGCCCTCCTCCTCGTTCGGAGGCGGCACGGCGGTGAGCCCCCCGCCACCGGCGCCGCCTGCCGCGCCCGCATTGGCTGGCCCGGCGCCTCCGGTCCGGCGGTTCCCCTCGCCGGCGTTGCTTGGAGCTCCCTGCATCAGCAGGCCCCAGCGCCCCTCCTCGTCCATCGGATTCGGCCACAACTGCCGGATGACCCGCGGTTCGACCTCGATGAGTTCCTCGAGCGCCGTCGGCAGGCGGCCCTGGCGAACCCGGAATAGGCGGATCGCCTCGGCGTACTGGAGCCCCCGAAAGATCAGCTCCTCTTCCTTCTGCCGCTTGGCCCAACTGCTCCAGTACGGCAGCGCCGCGGCGACCGCGATGTTCATCACCGTGATCAGAACGGCGAGCACGACGAGGTTGTAGCCGGCCTCGGAGGATCGGTCCGCGGGACAGGCGCCGCGGTTTGCCGGGTCACCAATCGGCATAGGCGGTGCCCTCCAGCGAGTTCTCCTCCGAGCCGGAGTGAACGTCCTCGATACCGGGATCGCCGAAGGGTGAGAGATCGGTCTCGGCCCAGGGGTCCTCGTCGGAGAGCGCGGGGAACTCGGCGAAGACCTCAACCCAGGTTTCACTGGTGCGGGTGATCGGATCGAGCGGAATCGCGCGCAGGTACTCCTCCTCGACGAGCGTCTGGAGGCTCGGCGGGTAGTGCCCCTTGTCGGCGTAGTGCTGTTCGATGGCGTCGCGCATGACCCGGAGGTTCTGCTTCAGCGCCGCCTCCTGCGCCCGTCTGGGCGCGTTCTTCAGCAGGGGAACCGCGACGGCGGCAAGGATGCCGATGATCGCCATGACGATGATCAGCTCCAGCAGGGACATGCCGCGCTGGCCCATGATTCTCCGATTCATGTCACCACTCCCGGTATGGAACACGGTTCAGACCGACGCCTTCCGAGAGGGAGTAGACGTCGTAGACGTTCTCTCCACCCCAGTTCCTGTCGTCCGGTTCATCCTGGTAGCTCCTGAGTCCCCAGTCCGCCTCGCCGGTCATCGGGTCGACCGGAATTCGGCGCATGAAGCGGATCTCGCCGTCGGCCTGGCCGATCAACTGAACCGGCTCGATCAGGAGCTCGAGTTCACTCGGATAGCCGTCGGTCCCGATCTCGATCGGAATCAGGCCGACGTCGCTGTAGCGCTTGTGTTCGTCGATCGCGTTGCGCAGCGTGCGCAGGTGCGCCCGGAGTTCGGCCTCCTTGATCCGCTTGTTCGTGTAGACGGCGGTCGGCAGGGCGACGGCCGCCAGCGTCAACATCACGGTGCACACGGTGACCAGTTCCACCAGGGTGTACCCGGCCCTTCGCCATGCGCCGTTCGGCATCCTCGCCCTCACGCGACCGTCTCCGGCCCCCGGTCGGGCGGCCCGTCGTCCTGGATCTGGATTTCCAGGGGGGAAACGGTCGGCGATGGCAGCGCTTCGAGTTCGGGGCCTTTTGGCTTCGCCCGCTCGACCGCGATCGTTGCCTGACCGGGTCCTACGGCCCGGACTTCTAGAGCCAGCAGGTGGCCCCGGCCGGCCACTCCCGCCCGATCGCCCAGCCGGCTCAGGCCGACGATGACCGTGCCTGGTGTCGAGTCGTCCGTCATCAGGGAAACCTCGCTCTGATCGCCGAGGAAGGACCCGGCTCTGACGGCGGTCACCTCGATTCGCTCGGGGTCGTACTGGAGCCGTAGCGGCAGGTGGGAGAGCGGAGTTCGGGCACTGATGTCCAGGCGCGCCTCGAAGCTGTCGCCGACCCTCGCGCGCAGCGCCTGGGGCGCGAAGGAGAGCTGGATCTCGGCGTTGGCGCCCGGAGGCGAGGGCTGGAGGCTAGCGAGGACGATCGCGGGGGGGAGGTCGGGCAGACCGGCGTTCTTGAACGAACCGTTCGGCGGCGGGACGAGTTCGACGCCCAGGGGAGGCTGATCTTCGCCCTCTCCACCGCCTTCGGGTTCCGCGTCGCGCAGGCCCGGCGGGAGCCGCTCCTCCAGTTGCTGCCGCGTGTCGTCGCTTTCCTGCGCCGGCTCGTCGAACGGACCGTCGATCCCCGAGTCGATCCGCGGACTCGAACCTCTGAACACGACGTTCTGCTCCGTGCCCACCCAGATCGGCGCCAGGTCCTGCTCGGTGATGTCCGCCCGGCGGATGATGTGCGGTGTCAGCGTGAGCACGATGTCCGTGCGCCGGTTGTCGCTCCGCCTCCTTGAGAACAGCCGCCCCAGCACCGGGATCTCCGACAGTCCAGCGATTCCGTCCTGTCGATTCGACTCGTTCGTGCGGATGAGCCCGGCGAGGAAGTTCGTCTCGCCGTCGCGCAGTCGGATGCTGGTCGTGATGTTGCGGCTGCCGATGATCGGCTGGTCGCCGATCTGGCCGCTCAGATCGCTGACCTCGATGTCGAGGTCCAGGGAGATCTCCTCGTTGTGGTGGACGCGGGGTGTGATGTCCACCTGGATGCCCACGTTCTGGTACTGGTACGACGTGATGGGCACGACGTTGCTGCCCGCGGTGTTCGCCGTGTTGAAGCTGGTCACCGGGATCGGGACCCGGTCGCCGATCGAGAACGAACTCTCTTCTCCTTCGGTGATCCGGACCTGGGGCTTGGCCAGCGTCTGCGCGTCGGTCGAGTTCTTCACGAAGTCGAACAGGAAGCCGGGAACGGTCAGCACCCAGTTGTTCTGGTTCAGCGATTCGACATCCGACATCCTGAGCGGCACGTCCTCGCCGCCGATGTCGAGGCTGATGCCGAGGGTGTTCGTGTCGAGCGATAGGCCCAGGTCCTGAAGCTTGGTCGTGTTGATCTCCAGCAACTCGACGTCGATGACCACTTCGGCCTTGGCCTTGTCGGCCTGCTCGATGATGCGCTCAGCGACCTTGACCTTCTCGACGCTGTCGAGCATGACGATCGCGTTCAGCCGCTCGTTCGCGGCGATGAACCGGGTGGCCAGCAGGCTGCGAAGGACGGTCATCACGTCCTTCACGTCGGCGTTCGACAGGAAGAAGGTCTGGATGATCCGGTCTTCGTACTGCTGGCGGTTCGCCGGCGTGTTCTGCAGGATCATGATCGTCTGCTCGTCGAGCACCTTGTAGAAGTGGCCAAGGCTCTGCATCAGGATCTCGAGGCCTTCAAGCGCGGTCACCTCGCGCAGCTCGATGGGGCTTGCGATCTGCGCGTCCCGCAGGCGGGGATCGAACACGACGTTGAAGCCGAACGCCTGCCCCATCGCGCGGTAGATCTCCATGAAGGTCGCGTTCGGGAAGTCGAAGGTGATCGGTTCGTCGGAACGCGGACTCAAGACCGGCGGCATCGGTTCGGCGCCGCGGCCCTCTTCCTTGAGCTGGGAGATGGTTCGCGGGCCACGGCCGCTGCTCTCGATCCGGGTCCGGATCTTCTCCAGTTCGGTGAGGGCGTACTGGTTCGTCGGGTCGAGCTGCACGGCGCGCTGCATCTCCAGCAGGGCGTCGCGGTCACGGCCGGCCTCCTGAAGCTTCCTTCCCTCCTCGAAGTGAGCATGAGCGGCCTGGGTCTTGGCGCGCAGCAGACCGGCCCGGTAGCGGAGATCCGAAGGATCGGTGGCGACCAGCTCCATGTAGCGGAGGACGGCGGCGTCCCAGTCGCCCGCGAGTTCGGCGTGTTGGGCTTCGCGGAAGCTCCGGTAGCCGCTGCAGGAGGCAAAGACCACCAGAGCCAGGAGAGCCAGCGCCAGGGAGCGCAGCCGTTGTCCGTTTCGTTGTGCCATGTCCTCTGATCCTCAGCCGTTCGGCCGACCACCTATCGCCAGTCGCACCGCGGGTTCGTCGGGGAAGCCGACGAACAGCAGGTCGACCGACTCGTAGCCGATCCGTTGTACTTGAAACAGGTCCTTGACCAGGTCGCCCGTCAGCGCGTTGTAGATCGCCGAGCCGTCCGAGAACACGGCGACTGGATCGTCGTCGCGTCCCAAGGTCCCGAGGTAGACGATGTCGACGGCGGGAGGCCGAGGGCC contains:
- the acnA gene encoding aconitate hydratase AcnA, with protein sequence MTNSFGAKRTMSVGGRTFRIAHLPTLEAAGLPVTRLPYALKILLENLLRREDGRIVPADDIEAVGRWEPAAEPHVEIAFMPGRVLLQDFTGVPAVADLAAMRDAIARMGSDAAKINPLQPAELVIDHSVQVDEYGSAAALLINAEREFERNEERYLFLRWGQTAFENFRVVPPATGIVHQVNLEYLARGVMTSQNGAAEPPFAYPDTLVGTDSHTTMINGLGVLGWGVGGIEAEAAMLGQPIAMLVPQVVGFRLLRRLPEGTTATDLVLRVTEMLRNHGVVGKFVEFFGPGLRELRLADRATIANMAPEYGATCGIFPIDRAAVDYLRFTGRSEAQVELVEAYCREQGLFHGPDTPEAEYSDTLELDLGTVEPSLAGPRRPQDRVRLSEVKESFLSQLPQLSTRSSGLPVLDGDGKGGAARPAAADDGEQAGVTDGSVVIAAITSCTNTSNPSVMLAAGLLAKNAVGAGLRTRPWVKTSLAPGSKVVTDYLAEAGLTPHLEELGFHTVGYGCTTCIGNSGPLPPAISAAIAEDELVAVSVLSGNRNFEGRISSEVRANYLASPPLVVAYALAGRIDVDLYNEPLASGSNGPVYLRDIWPAQADIQAALESSLRPEMFTRQYADVFAGSETWQALDVPSGQTFDWQADSTYVKQPPFFVDMPRQPEPVEDIRGARVLALLGDTVTTDHISPAGPISPDSPAAAYLRDLGVERAQFNSYGARRGNHEVMMRGTFANVRLRNHLVPGTEGGYTALLPEDEHTTIFDAATAYRERGVPQIILAGLEYGTGSSRDWAAKGPRLLGVRAVIARSYERIHRSNLVGMGIVPLEFRDGEGAEELGLTGREEYDVEGLAAGLAADFEPGLEVTVRATGENGATTFRALVRLDTPQEAEYYRHAGILQYVLRQLLDDDA
- a CDS encoding YqgE/AlgH family protein; this encodes MSGLDDLETPSLLIAMPQVLDPFFFRAVVLLAAHEEGGEGGSLGFVVNRPSQLKINEVLQELDIEWLGGSEATAFVGGPVQPEVGTVLLSLDGLTGLEADGITRIAPGVGATQNILALRTLARSAPDRMRLLLGHAGWAPGQLMQEVSRSDWLTAPVEESIVFSPDPGDAWSTALASLGIDPGTLPSWTSGDGASN
- the dut gene encoding dUTP diphosphatase, producing the protein MTVTVGIRRLPHSAGPPERASAGSAGYDLRAATDAPVRIEPGARALIPTGLILGLPAGYEAQIRPRSGLAYRRGLTVLNAPGTIDSDYRGELKLLLVNLGRSMIMVERGERLAQMVVAAVPEIAFRDDDTLGAHPVAGERNDGGFGSTGR
- a CDS encoding type II secretion system protein, which encodes MNRRIMGQRGMSLLELIIVMAIIGILAAVAVPLLKNAPRRAQEAALKQNLRVMRDAIEQHYADKGHYPPSLQTLVEEEYLRAIPLDPITRTSETWVEVFAEFPALSDEDPWAETDLSPFGDPGIEDVHSGSEENSLEGTAYADW
- a CDS encoding type II secretion system protein, translating into MPNGAWRRAGYTLVELVTVCTVMLTLAAVALPTAVYTNKRIKEAELRAHLRTLRNAIDEHKRYSDVGLIPIEIGTDGYPSELELLIEPVQLIGQADGEIRFMRRIPVDPMTGEADWGLRSYQDEPDDRNWGGENVYDVYSLSEGVGLNRVPYREW